The Primulina tabacum isolate GXHZ01 chromosome 10, ASM2559414v2, whole genome shotgun sequence region TCCTCTCGATATTATAAAACGTGCCTTTACTTAGAGATGTTACTTAGAGAAGTATGTATTTCAGTTTAATCTTATAGTTCTTTTTTGCAGACAACTGCCCTGAAAAATGGTGGCCTACGCCATGATATTCATTACTGGCTTGGTAAAGATACGAGTCAGGTAGTCCCTAATGTTGCTTTTGAAAAAGTCAGTGTGCCTCTAGAGATGTCATTATTACCGAAGTATTTCCTTACGTAGGATGAGGCCGGCACTGCAGCCATCAAGGCTGTTGAATTAGATGCAGCACTTGGGGGGCGGGCTGTTCAATATCGGGAAGTACAAGGCCGGGAAACGGAAAAGTTTCTTTCCTATTTTAAACCATGTATAATACCTCAAGAAGGTGGAGTTGCATCTGGCTTTAAGCATGTTGAGGCCGAAGAGCATCAGACCCGCTTGTTTGTATGCAAAGGAAAGCATGTCGTACATGTGAAAGAGGCAAGATTTTTTTGGGTTGTTCCTATACTTTTGATGCACTATCTTAGTATGCACATCTTTATCATTTTCTTGTTATATGATTGTGTAGGTTACTTTTGCCCGATCTTCTCTCAATCATGATGacatatttattcttgatacaAAGTCTAAAATTTTTCAATTCAATGGTTCCAACTCATCTATTCCAGAGAGGGCTAAAGCTTTGGAAGTTGTTCAGTATGTTAAAGATACTTATCATGATGGAAAGTGTGAAATAGCAGCTATTGGTAAATATACTGCTCATTGGTTGTTTGAAAGTTGATGACCAAGTGATGGATGCGTCACAGCTGTCTTTTCTTTTGACTGCAGAAGATGGAAAATTAATGGCAGATGCAGAGAGTGGTGAATTTTGGGGTTTCTTTGGTGGATTTGCTCCACTTCCGAGGAAAACAAACTCTGATGAATCCAAAAGCTCTGATGTTGCTCCTAGACTTTTCTGGTATATAAAACCGCTTTCAATAATCTCTTTCATATGTCTCATGTTCTTAGCATGGCATGATTCATCATTAATGTTCGGTCTGTGATATCTCAATGTATTGGGAAATTTACCCAAATGAAGCTCTGAGGAGTTCTTATTTATAATTCATTTCATTCACATGCTGATAAAAGTTCATGAAATAAACTGATACAATGTCTACCTCTTCTTTTGTAAAGCTTCTTTTGGTTTTCAGATGAATGATGCATAAGGCTGCAGTAGGACATTTTTACCCTGTTCCTTGGAATTTGGATTGATTGTTATTGGTGTTGGCTACATATTATTGATGTAGGATGAATGTCAATTCGTTTTGAGCaccttttatttgatatttttccTACAAAGTAAATGTTGCTGTCAGACTATTTGAAATGTAGCCAGATGGTGGTTATTTGTTTATGATGAGGAACTATAGAATCTTGACTTGTTAGAGTTTATGATCAAGTGTTGAAAGGGGGGAAGCAGTACCAGTGGAGGCTGATTTTTTGACGAGGGAGTTATTAGATACATATAAATGCTATTTTCTTGATTGTGGGATAGAAGTTTTTATCTGGATGGGGAGAAATACTTCACTTACGTCGAGAAAAGCTGCATGCAGCACAGCTGATGTAAGTATAGTTTCTTTAGTTACTTGGCTTTTTCCAATGGGTTTTGCAGTTCTATCCCTATCAATGAACTTAACAAATTCCTTTTCATGTGCAGGATTTACTGCACAGCCTTAATAGATCCAAATCTCATATTATCCGTGTGATTGAGGGATTTGAGACAGTCCAATTTCGGTCGAAATTTAAATACTGGCCCCAATCAAGCAATGTGTCTGTGACAGAGGATAGTAGAGGGAAGGTTGCAGGTCAGTAATACACTGAGTTTATGTTCTATTGTTGAAAGACATTGTACAACTACAATTTGCTTTTGTTTCCCCTGTATTTTTCTTATCCTATATATTGTCCAAAATATTTACCTGTAACGTCTTTAATTCACACTATTTTTCCAATTGATGTTTCCAGCACTTCTAAAACGCCAAGGGGTTAATGTGAAGGGTATTCTGAAAGCAGAAGTCCCCAAGGAAGAACCTGAACCATATATAGATTGCTCAGGAGATTTACAGGTGATGTGAAACCTGTGGTAGATCTGGTTCtatataaattttttgaggAAAATTGGCATCGTCGATTGTTAACATTCTCTTACGATGATAAGTAATGTTTGGTCAAGCAGGTTTAAGACATGATTTCTTTGGAAGGATGTTACTGAAGTTAACTGTCTTTTAACAAGAAACTAACTTGAGTAATTTGGTGGTGCACTTTGAACAataaatcattgttcaaaattcaaaagctaTCTACCACTATTGTACAAGGCTCAATAATGTCACTTATCTTGCACCCAGCAACTGATTGTTGAGGATGTGAGAGGATTTAGTTGTCTATGATATTTGCTCCAATATCAGCATGTGAATTGTTTGTTTTAGATATTGGTCGCGATATTAGCAAGAGATGCGGTACTTTTTGGAGTGTGGGAGTCTATTGTATCTTTAGGTCAATCTAGCTGAAGTGAAACATCAGGATATTCGATGATACTGAAGAATCAACGAAAGAATGTTGGGAAAAGATCAGATTCAGAGCTTCAGTTTGGATTTGGAAGCGTTCAGAATTTAAGAATTTCTCGATATCAGATTTAGCTAgaaattgattttttatttgttgTTGATGTAATCAGAGTTTCATCTATATTTGACGTACCTGTGGATATCTTGTCTGCTCTTTATGACTGTTATCTTTTATTATCCTAGTATAGTTTCTCATTAACAAAAAATTGTCTatgatatttgattttattatcCAAATGAAACATGTCTCCAGTGCTCTTGTTTGTTGATGATGATATCTCTTAGGTGTGAGAAATAAATCTTGTGCATTAAGATTGCTTTAAACCCACTGACACTGATTTATAGTTTACTACTTTTCTAGGTTTGGCGTGTAAATGGTCGAAAGAAGACTCTTCTCCCAGCTTCTAATCAGTCAAAGTTTTACAGTGGAGATTGCTATATCTTTCAGTATTCTTATCCTGGAGAAGAAAAGGAGGATCATCTCATTGGGACATGGATAGGGAAGCAAAGTGTTGAGGTGAAGTCGTGCTTTGTTATCTAATGCCACTGTGCTCTAATCTTTggaaatatttatcattttaactCAAATTCACCAACGTCTATCTTTGCTGATGGAGATTTGAAGCTGGTAAAAGCTTCTGAACAGCCAAATTATATGAAATTGCATCATGGACAGATAGAGTTAAAGATGGCGAGAGAGTTTATGGAGCTGACTTTGACGATTTAGATGTAAAAAACTACTTCATTGACTTAAGAAATACGCGCTGAATAGTCATGCCTGACAAATCTCTTCTCCTTGAGTAGGGAAGAAACAACATAATGACATGGCATCTAATGGCGCTCAAGTAGGCCAGTTAATGGAATAAATAACAGGTCAAAAAGTGAATCACTTTTATGTTCAAGTTAAGGGTGGGATTTGACGTGTCAGAGACCAACCCAAGGAAATGTAAATGGATAGAGGTCAATAATGCAAATTAGAATGAAGAAGCACAGGGGAGCAATATTCTTCTGGGGTTGTCCCAGACCATTATTCCTGGTTTTGAAgtttttttaaatgaattatGAGCCCAAATCTCTGTTAGTGGTGAAAACATACTATTTTTTCATTGTATGTACTAGGCTGGAAAGTTCTGGCTGACACTTCTGGTTTTCACTTTTCAGTACTGAATATGGCTAGATTTTGGAGTACTAACGTAATGGTAGCTTGACCTAAATAaccataatttaaaacaattctTTATTCCATATTTGGAAGAAATCATGGCCATATCTAAcgtatttataaatttaattttcatgaaTCATTAGTCTTGTTGATAATATGGTCAATTAACAGGTAGACAGAGTATCTGCAACTTCACAGGCAAGCAAGATGGTTGAGTCTCTGAAGTTCTTACCCACTCAGGCAAATTGCTTTCCTAGGCGGTTAATCggcattatttttaaaaacaatataTTACATCTTTATATTTGTGTTAATAGTTGAATAAATGTTAATTTCTAGGCTTGCGTCTACGAAGGGAATGAGCCAATCCAgttctttgtcatttttcaGAGCTTCATAGTCTTCAAGGTTCTGGAGGCGCAAATATTTTTAGGATTTGACATTTCTCTTGTTTCTAGTTTAATACGGTTTTAAGCATACTATTGGTGATGAATTAACTGTCTGCATATCGCCAGGGTGGTCTTAGTGAAGGATACAAGAATCACATAGCTGAGAAAGAACTTCCAGATGATACATATGCAGAAGATGGATTGGCATTATTTCGAGTTCAGGGTAGTGGACCTGATAATATGCAAGCAATTCAAGTTGAATCTGTAAGTCCTGTGCGATAATAAGCAGTCAAAAACTCGTATTCAGAAAATGGACGTATTATGTCATGCATGCTGAAGAAATCTAGGTGTTACTGAGAATGCTATCAGAATCGGGTGATTACCTTGTTTGTCTCATGAACTATACAAGGGATGTGCTCAGCAACCAAAAAAAAGCACTAGTGTCTCATGTTTTATCAAGAAAACAATCTATAGCCAGATCTAGGGCAGATGCAGGATATAAGACAGCCGAAACTGCTGCTAACAAATTATATGGATTACACAAAATTGACTATGCTTAAATTCAACAGAGACActttatttttgttaaaatacAGGTGCAATAGACATAACTAAGAATATAGTATGCACTCAATaactaagcacattgatataTGACATATTCTTGAGAAAGAGTTTTCAAAAGAAAGACATTGGATTACAAGACATCTCCATTGATTAGCAAGTCGCAAATATCTTCAAGAAACCATTATAAGGGCTAAGTTTTCTCGATTTCACAATCATTTGGGGTCACTTGACCTGAAGTGTGAGGAAGATCTTtgtaaatcaaaatatttatgcATTTAAGTGAGGGTGAACACTGGCTCTACGTGTTAGAATAGGAATGGTTAAAGTTGTCTTAACTGATTATTTGGATTAGACTGCTCAATGGAGTTCTATTTGTCATCTCAAAGCTGATCCCAAACCAAAATAACATACTCAAGATAAATCAGAAATGGAACATTCACaccctttatatatatatatatataaatccttTCTAATTCACATCAAGTACATGTTAGTGCAATTACCGAATGGCTTGTCTTTAACTgccatttaatttcaaatttgagTCACATTACCACTGCATCGATCCTCATGTTTCTTCCTGATACATGGCGTTGTCCAAGCTATATAGGCATATACCTATATAAAACTCCACATTTTAATGTCTTTTTCACGCCCGCTTAGTATATATTAAACATATGAAAATTAGTCATATCAAGATAATATAAGCTGATATCTATAAGGTGGGATATTTTAGGAAACAAAAGAGCCACTCTAAAGAAACTAGAGCTGTTACTGTAGTTCTCTCAGCAACAATAAGCACGCTTGTAAGCTCCTTCATCAAAGGGTTTCAGATATAGTTGGCCTGAGATTGATTATGAATGCTAATAGTCGGATTATAGAGATTCCGTATGGCTGGCACCCCACGCGTATGCCTGCTGTGGAGATATTACATTGCTTTTAATTTTATTGGTGATTGGATATTAGCGTATTGTGCTATCCATGTTCTCACCCCCTATAAAACATCCAAATTTAATGTTCTGCCTCTTTTTAAACCCGTGCTCGTTTTTATCTATTTATAAAGCAAGGAGTATAAACTCGTGTTTATTTGATTCTCAGGTGGCATCATCATTGAACTCCTCCTACTGTTACATACTATTTAATGGGTCCTCTGTATTTACCTGGTCAGGAAGCCTTACCACATCTGAAGACCAGGAACTTGTTGAGAGGATGCTGGATCTCATAAAGGTCTTACCATTGTAATAGATGTTTCCTATTCCTTTAGGAGTTCAGCATCAAGAATTATCAGTTGGTCACATTGTGGTTTCTTAACTTTGTCACTATGTTTTGCAAGATGAGGTGTGATGATATGTCATTTGTTAGTTCAGTTTATGCATCTTACTGCAGACTGTATGGAAGAATTGTATTACGGAAGGATTGCGGTTTTTGTTTGGCTAAATTGTATATGGTATATGCGTGATGTCTGCTTTGCTTATCCAGCTTTTTATCTGCAGCCAAACATGCAGTCTAAACTGCAAAAAGAAGGTGCAGAATCTGATCAGTTTTGGGATTTGTTAGGGGGGAAATCTGAGTACCCAAGCCAGAAGATTGCTAGAGAAGTTGAAAGTGATCCTCATCTATTCTCATGCACATTATTGAAGGGTATGTCGTCATCTAGTACTAGTTTAGGATTTTGGTCCATTTTTGTTTGCATATACGAATAGCTCAACTGagactctttttctttttttcaataTTCTACCTTGCTGAAATACACTGATGGTTTTCGGAAGATCTCAAGGTATGA contains the following coding sequences:
- the LOC142506260 gene encoding LOW QUALITY PROTEIN: villin-4-like (The sequence of the model RefSeq protein was modified relative to this genomic sequence to represent the inferred CDS: deleted 1 base in 1 codon) translates to MSVSNKDLDSAFQGAGQKAGIEIWRIENFNPVPVPKSLHGKFFTGDSYVILKTTALKNGGLRHDIHYWLGKDTSQDEAGTAAIKAVELDAALGGRAVQYREVQGRETEKFLSYFKPCIIPQEGGVASGFKHVEAEEHQTRLFVCKGKHVVHVKEVTFARSSLNHDDIFILDTKSKIFQFNGSNSSIPERAKALEVVQYVKDTYHDGKCEIAAIEDGKLMADAESGEFWGFFGGFAPLPRKTNSDESKSSDVAPRLFCVERGEAVPVEADFLTRELLDTYKCYFLDCGIEVFIWMGRNTSLTSRKAACSTADDLLHSLNRSKSHIIRVIEGFETVQFRSKFKYWPQSSNVSVTEDSRGKVAALLKRQGVNVKGILKAEVPKEEPEPYIDCSGDLQVWRVNGRKKTLLPASNQSKFYSGDCYIFQYSYPGEEKEDHLIGTWIGKQSVEVDRVSATSQASKMVESLKFLPTQACVYEGNEPIQFFVIFQSFIVFKGGLSEGYKNHIAEKELPDDTYAEDGLALFRVQGSGPDNMQAIQVESVASSLNSSYCYILFNGSSVFTWSGSLTTSEDQELVERMLDLIKPNMQSKLQKEGAESDQFWDLLGGKSEYPSQKIAREVESDPHLFSCTLLKEDLKVTEVHNFNQDDLMTEDIFILDCHSDIFVWVGQQVQSNNKMNALNIGEQFLAHDFLLEKASLQTPMYTVMEGSEPTFFTRFFSWDSTKSTMHGNSFQRKLSILINGGAPVMDKPKRRAVVSYSGRSAAPEKSQRSRSMSFSPERVRVRGRSPAFNALAATFENAGARNMSTPPPTVGKIYPKSVTLDSEKLASRSSAIAALSAGFEQPAPARNFIIPRSTIVIPVSPLPKPEPEKNSKEKSVEATKPKPETIQEDLKEGGAEDEEGLTVYPYERLKTTSTDRVADIDVTKRERYLSSVEFKEKFGVTKDVFYKLPKWKQNKLKMSLHLF